A stretch of the Elephas maximus indicus isolate mEleMax1 chromosome 3, mEleMax1 primary haplotype, whole genome shotgun sequence genome encodes the following:
- the LOC126071592 gene encoding protein PET100 homolog, mitochondrial — MSCCIAGGSALGGRGFGDWRSKMGVKLEVFRMTLYLTFPVAMFWISNQAEWFEGYVVKRKRELWPPEKEGQRQELEEFKERIRQQREEKLLRAAQQNS, encoded by the exons ATGAGCTGCTGTATTGCTGGAGGGTCTGCTTTGGGCGGAAGGGGCTTTGGAGACTGGAGAAGCAAGATGGGGGTGAAGTTGGAGGTGTTTCGG ATGACGCTCTACCTCACCTTCCCCGTGGCCATGTTCTGGATTTCCAACCAGGCCGAGTGGTTTGAGGGCTATGTCGTAAAGCGCAAG AGGGAGCTGTGGCCACCTGAGAAGGAGGGCCAG cgcCAAGAGCTGGAAGAATTCAAGGAGAGGATACGGCAGCAGCGGGAGGAGAAGCTCCTTCGAGCTGCCCAGCAGAACTCTTGA
- the PCP2 gene encoding Purkinje cell protein 2 homolog produces MMAQDEKAEDGDLAPCTQASSPDQEGFFNLLSHVQGGRMEEQRCSLQAGPDQAPESQGGPAPEMDNLMDMLASTQGRRMDDQRVTVSTLPGFQPLGSKDGTQKRAGTLSPQPLLTPQDPTALGFRRNSSPQPQTQAP; encoded by the exons ATGATGgcccaagatgagaaggcagaggacgGGGACTTGGCCCCCTGCACCCAG GCCAGCTCTCCGGACCAGGAGGGCTTCTTCAACCTGCTGAGCCACGTGCAGGGTGGCCGCATGGAGGAGCAGCGCTGCTCGCTACAGGCAGGACCGGACCAGGCCCCAGAGAGCC AGGGCGGCCCTGCGCCCGAGATGGACAACCTGATGGACATGCTGGCCAGCACCCAGGGCCGCCGCATGGACGACCAGCGTGTGACGGTCAGCACCCTGCCTGGCTTCCAGCCCCTGGGGTCCAAG GACGGGACACAGAAACGAGCCGGGACTCTCAGCCCCCAACCCCTTCTCACCCCCCAGGACCCGACCGCTCTTGGCTTCCGTCGGAAcagcagcccccagccccagacaCAAGCCCCCTGA